A single Tachypleus tridentatus isolate NWPU-2018 chromosome 9, ASM421037v1, whole genome shotgun sequence DNA region contains:
- the LOC143227366 gene encoding general transcription factor II-I repeat domain-containing protein 2-like, with protein MIRGGNKTLLHRQLKQFLMDMEAEYGDLALYNQVSWFSAEKCLERFFGIRKELPAFNDRIELFNNPLCVDIENQQANVQHEIYGLQTRQEKGPDFIKLLSKNRFPNLHAFGHKMTSMFGNTYICKSVFSPMKFIKNHNRSRLMDSSLLHLLRLAMTELHVDIPALVSAAERPQS; from the exons ATGATAAGAGGAGGAAACAAAACTCTTTTACATCGGCAGCTGAAGCAGTTTTTGATGGATATGGAGGCAGAATATGGGGATTTGGCTCTTTATAACCAAGTAAGCTGGTTCAGTGCCGAGAAGTGTCTTGAACGATTCTTTGGAATAAGGAAAGAACTCCCTGCATTCAATGATCG GATAGAGCTGTTCAATAATCCTCTTTGTGTTGACATAGAAAATCAACAAGCTAACGTTCAACATGAAATATATGGTTTGCAAACCAGGCAAGAAAAAGGACCAGATTTCATTAAACTACTTTCAAAAAATCGATTTCCTAATCTGCATGCTTTTGGACACAAAATGACATCAATGTTTGGTaacacatacatatgtaaaaGTGTGTTTTCCCCTATGAAATTCATTAAGAACCACAACAGAAGTCGCCTCATGGATTCTTCTCTGCTTCACCTCCTGAGATTAGCTATGACAGAACTGCATGTCGACATACCCGCTTTGGTCAGTGCTGCTGAGCGACCTCAAAGTTGA